One Anaeromyxobacter diazotrophicus genomic region harbors:
- a CDS encoding flagellar basal body P-ring protein FlgI: MTTTSTATSTSTATATATSTTTATATSTSTSTATATATATASLTSTAARCGVLAAVALLALGAAAPARAAVRLKELADVQGVRENELFGYGLVVGLAGTGDTERVLFTQQSVAGMLGRLGVRVDAKEVRARNVAAVMVTARLPAFSRPGQHLDVTVGSLGNARSLAGGMLLLTPLAAADGQVYAVAQGPVQTGGYDVFAAGSSLSKNTPTSGRVPAGASIERAVTPALSGPTLVLGLHHPDFTTAHRIAAAVNGSLGGAKSGAAPAEPAPAGAAPPQPPARALDPAAVEITVPERFKDDPVALMAQLEVIEVDADERAKVVVSERTGTVVAGERVRIRPVAISHGGLQVSVTVQPLVSQPGASFSQAPNPNARTVVSQAGTPAATEESRGTIALPATTTVQELAKALSTLGASARDLVSILQAMKAAGALDADLEVI; this comes from the coding sequence ATGACCACGACCTCGACTGCGACCTCGACCTCGACCGCGACCGCGACCGCGACCTCGACCACGACCGCGACCGCGACCTCGACCTCGACCTCGACCGCGACCGCGACCGCGACCGCGACTGCGAGCCTGACCTCGACCGCGGCCCGCTGCGGGGTCCTGGCCGCGGTCGCGCTGCTCGCGCTCGGCGCGGCCGCTCCAGCGCGCGCGGCGGTGCGGCTCAAGGAGCTGGCCGACGTCCAGGGCGTGCGCGAGAACGAGCTCTTCGGCTACGGTCTCGTGGTCGGCCTGGCCGGCACCGGGGACACCGAGCGCGTCCTCTTCACCCAGCAGTCGGTGGCCGGCATGCTGGGCCGCCTCGGGGTGCGCGTGGACGCCAAGGAGGTGCGCGCGCGCAACGTGGCGGCGGTGATGGTGACGGCGCGGCTGCCGGCCTTCAGCCGTCCGGGCCAGCACCTCGACGTCACCGTCGGCTCGCTGGGCAACGCCCGGTCGCTCGCCGGCGGCATGCTGCTGCTCACGCCGCTCGCGGCCGCCGACGGCCAGGTGTACGCGGTGGCGCAGGGACCGGTCCAGACCGGCGGGTACGACGTCTTCGCCGCCGGCTCCTCCCTCTCGAAGAACACCCCCACCTCCGGCCGCGTCCCGGCCGGCGCCTCCATCGAGCGGGCCGTCACGCCCGCGCTCTCCGGCCCGACGCTCGTGCTCGGGCTGCACCACCCCGACTTCACCACCGCGCACCGCATCGCCGCCGCCGTGAACGGCAGCCTGGGCGGCGCGAAGAGCGGGGCTGCGCCGGCCGAGCCGGCGCCCGCCGGGGCCGCGCCGCCGCAGCCGCCGGCGCGCGCGCTCGACCCGGCGGCGGTCGAGATCACCGTCCCGGAGCGCTTCAAGGACGACCCGGTCGCGCTCATGGCGCAGCTCGAGGTCATCGAGGTCGACGCCGACGAGCGGGCCAAGGTGGTCGTCTCCGAGCGCACCGGCACCGTCGTCGCCGGCGAGCGGGTCCGGATCCGGCCGGTGGCCATCTCCCACGGGGGGCTGCAGGTCTCGGTCACGGTCCAGCCGCTCGTCTCGCAGCCGGGGGCGAGCTTCTCGCAGGCGCCCAACCCGAACGCGCGCACGGTGGTGTCGCAGGCCGGCACGCCGGCGGCGACGGAGGAGTCGCGCGGCACCATCGCGCTGCCCGCCACCACCACCGTGCAGGAGCTGGCGAAGGCGCTCTCGACGCTCGGCGCCAGCGCCCGCGACCTCGTCTCCATCCTCCAGGCGATGAAGGCGGCCGGCGCGCTCGACGCCGACCTCGAGGTCATCTGA
- a CDS encoding cytochrome ubiquinol oxidase subunit I: MTDLLAARWLFGTSLAFHIVFAAVGVAMPLFMVLAEWRWRRTGDEVHLELARQWAKGTAILFAVGAVSGTVISFELGLLWPRFMAFAGPVIGMPFSLEGFAFFAEAIFLGIYLYGWERVGPRLHLAAGALVALSGAVSAFFVTLANAWMNRPAGFSLLDGRAEDVRPFTAMFPPGWAHEVIHVLLSSYAATGFAVAAIHAFFLRRAPASAFHRAALGIALGVGGAAALLQPLSGDLSARQIAVTQPEKLAAAEAHFETSRGAPLQLGGLPDAEARTTRYGLRIPYGLSLLAFHDPHAEVKGLDAFPRDTWPDPLHVHLAFDAMVGLGTLLALVSLTGALLAWRARAVPTHRRYLLAVVACGPLGFLALEAGWLVTEWGRQPYTIREVMRTAEAVTPVGQLALPLFAFVLLYVFLGAMVGVLLWRQIAHAGGAAAAAPEVTP, translated from the coding sequence GTGACCGACCTCCTCGCCGCCCGCTGGCTCTTCGGCACCTCCCTCGCCTTCCACATCGTCTTCGCGGCCGTCGGGGTCGCGATGCCGCTCTTCATGGTGCTGGCGGAGTGGCGCTGGCGGCGCACGGGCGACGAGGTCCACCTCGAGCTGGCCCGGCAGTGGGCCAAGGGCACCGCCATCCTCTTCGCGGTGGGCGCCGTCTCGGGCACGGTCATCTCGTTCGAGCTCGGCCTGCTGTGGCCGCGGTTCATGGCGTTCGCGGGCCCGGTCATCGGGATGCCCTTCTCGCTCGAGGGGTTCGCCTTCTTCGCCGAGGCCATCTTCCTCGGCATCTACCTGTACGGCTGGGAGCGGGTGGGGCCGCGGCTGCACCTCGCGGCCGGCGCGCTGGTGGCGCTCTCCGGGGCGGTCTCCGCCTTCTTCGTCACGCTCGCCAACGCCTGGATGAACCGGCCGGCTGGGTTCTCCCTCCTCGACGGGCGCGCCGAGGACGTGCGGCCCTTCACCGCCATGTTCCCGCCTGGCTGGGCCCACGAGGTCATCCACGTCCTCCTCTCCTCCTACGCCGCCACCGGCTTCGCCGTCGCCGCCATCCACGCCTTCTTCCTGCGCCGCGCCCCCGCGAGCGCGTTCCACCGCGCGGCGCTCGGCATCGCGCTCGGGGTGGGGGGCGCCGCCGCGCTCCTGCAGCCGCTCTCGGGCGACCTCTCGGCGCGCCAGATCGCGGTCACCCAGCCGGAGAAGCTGGCCGCGGCCGAGGCCCACTTCGAGACCTCCCGCGGCGCGCCGCTCCAGCTGGGCGGCCTCCCCGACGCCGAGGCGCGCACCACCCGCTACGGGCTCCGGATCCCCTACGGCCTGTCGCTCCTCGCCTTCCACGACCCGCACGCGGAGGTGAAGGGGCTCGACGCCTTCCCGCGCGACACCTGGCCGGACCCGCTCCACGTCCACCTCGCCTTCGACGCGATGGTGGGCCTCGGGACGCTGCTCGCCCTGGTGTCGCTCACCGGCGCGCTGCTCGCCTGGCGCGCCCGCGCCGTCCCCACGCACCGGCGCTACCTCCTCGCGGTGGTGGCGTGCGGGCCGCTCGGGTTCCTGGCGCTCGAGGCGGGCTGGCTCGTCACCGAGTGGGGGCGACAGCCCTACACCATCCGCGAGGTCATGCGGACGGCGGAGGCGGTGACTCCGGTCGGCCAGCTCGCGCTGCCGCTCTTCGCCTTCGTGCTGCTGTACGTCTTCCTGGGCGCCATGGTGGGGGTCCTGCTCTGGCGGCAGATCGCCCACGCCGGCGGCGCGGCGGCCGCGGCGCCGGAGGTGACGCCGTGA
- a CDS encoding flagellar biosynthesis anti-sigma factor FlgM, with the protein MKVTDTSQIKALSPGKPPEPSRAPSEHGEVADRVTTEESARVAAAIATASQAAGSGRSARLVEIAAAVRQGTYKPDPQQIAQQILDDAELAARLQVIFNK; encoded by the coding sequence ATGAAGGTCACGGACACGAGTCAGATCAAGGCGTTGTCCCCGGGCAAGCCGCCCGAGCCGTCCCGTGCGCCGAGCGAGCACGGCGAGGTCGCCGACCGCGTGACGACCGAAGAGTCGGCGCGCGTCGCGGCGGCGATCGCCACCGCGAGCCAGGCCGCCGGGAGCGGCCGGTCGGCGAGGCTGGTCGAGATCGCGGCCGCGGTGCGTCAGGGTACGTACAAGCCCGACCCGCAGCAGATCGCGCAGCAGATCCTGGACGACGCGGAGCTGGCCGCCCGGTTGCAAGTCATCTTCAACAAGTAG
- a CDS encoding peptidoglycan DD-metalloendopeptidase family protein, which yields MKPPGADAARLHQAAQQLEGLFLKQLVTSSKAFTGGEGAGSAVRADLFADALAGALVKSGGIGLARQVERSLGADPTATPTPTPTATAMATSTASSIATAAAGAPEGGAPSPADLLPAHAVTSPFGLRQDPFDGRLTRHEGVDLAAGDGEPIRAAAGGVVVRAGARGGYGDAVEIDHGDGLTTLYAHASQLLVREGDTVTPGQAIARVGHTGRATGSHLHFEVRQGGRAVDPARALKNYRLRADDLLGSRS from the coding sequence GTGAAGCCCCCCGGCGCCGACGCGGCGCGGCTGCACCAGGCCGCGCAGCAGCTCGAGGGGCTGTTCCTGAAGCAGCTCGTCACCTCCAGCAAGGCCTTCACCGGCGGCGAGGGCGCGGGCAGCGCGGTCCGCGCCGACCTGTTCGCGGACGCGCTCGCGGGGGCGCTGGTGAAGAGCGGCGGGATCGGGCTCGCGCGGCAGGTGGAGCGGAGCCTGGGGGCGGACCCGACCGCGACCCCGACCCCGACCCCGACCGCGACCGCGATGGCGACCTCGACCGCGAGCTCGATCGCGACCGCGGCGGCGGGGGCTCCGGAGGGCGGCGCCCCGTCGCCCGCCGACCTGCTCCCGGCGCACGCGGTCACGAGCCCCTTCGGCCTGCGTCAGGATCCCTTCGACGGCCGGTTGACGCGTCACGAAGGCGTCGATCTGGCGGCGGGCGACGGCGAGCCGATCCGCGCCGCCGCGGGCGGCGTCGTGGTCCGCGCCGGGGCGCGGGGCGGCTACGGCGACGCGGTGGAGATCGACCACGGGGACGGGCTGACCACCCTCTACGCCCACGCCTCCCAGCTCCTGGTGCGCGAAGGGGACACGGTGACCCCGGGTCAGGCGATCGCCCGGGTCGGCCACACGGGTCGCGCCACCGGCTCCCACCTCCACTTCGAGGTGCGCCAGGGCGGCCGGGCGGTCGATCCGGCCCGCGCCCTTAAGAATTATCGCCTCCGTGCCGATGATCTCCTCGGAAGCAGGTCCTGA
- a CDS encoding flagellar basal body L-ring protein FlgH: MRRQLPAAALLAALAGCATSTHIEKYVPKHREYEPASASQRGDEAPSPGSLWRDGRSPAMLYTDARALRENDLVVVKVEEVADAKRSADTDVTHNSSATATAQFLSSLSDLTKGPQGGLKGGLDRRFQGTGSTGRTERLTATVPALVRKVLPNGNLFIEGHRVVLVNSEEQHFYISGVVRPIDIDQENSVKSSMIAEAEVEFTGRGILSDNQQQGWVAKHLGWLWPF; the protein is encoded by the coding sequence ATGAGGCGTCAACTTCCCGCCGCAGCCCTCCTCGCCGCGCTCGCCGGCTGCGCCACCTCGACGCACATCGAGAAGTACGTGCCGAAGCACCGGGAGTACGAGCCCGCCTCCGCGTCGCAGCGCGGGGACGAGGCCCCGTCGCCGGGCAGCCTGTGGCGCGACGGGCGCTCGCCCGCGATGCTCTACACCGACGCCCGCGCGCTGCGCGAGAACGACCTGGTGGTGGTGAAGGTGGAGGAGGTGGCGGACGCGAAGCGCAGCGCCGACACCGACGTGACCCACAACTCCAGCGCCACCGCGACCGCCCAGTTCCTCTCCTCGCTCTCCGACCTGACGAAGGGGCCGCAGGGCGGCCTCAAGGGCGGCCTCGACCGGCGCTTCCAGGGCACCGGCAGCACCGGCCGGACCGAGCGGCTCACCGCCACCGTCCCGGCGCTGGTCCGCAAGGTGCTGCCCAACGGCAACCTCTTCATCGAGGGGCACCGGGTGGTGCTGGTGAACAGCGAGGAGCAGCACTTCTACATCTCCGGCGTGGTCCGCCCCATCGACATCGACCAGGAGAACAGCGTCAAGAGCTCCATGATCGCGGAGGCGGAGGTCGAGTTCACCGGGCGCGGCATCCTCTCCGACAACCAGCAGCAGGGCTGGGTGGCGAAGCACCTCGGCTGGCTGTGGCCGTTCTGA
- the flgL gene encoding flagellar hook-associated protein FlgL codes for MRVTDRLIFDNATRDTAQARAAAEDASRVASTGTRIHHPSDDPAAAGMIPAFQIAGARYAAIGQAAGLASDELNAADGALDSVGTALSRARELAVQFSNGTYDASQRAGGALEVSQLADHVRAILNTRFGNRYLFGGTKDDAPPFDAAGNYVGDTGVRQVEVAPGVLQQANVLVNGMGAGTTGGVLQVLGALQAALTANDPTAVSATLDGLAAGTDAVANTRAQVGASMHAFDTAVTASKVASDGETGEASKLGQVDLVDASIQLQATQTALQASLAATAKSFQLSLVDYLK; via the coding sequence ATGCGCGTCACGGATCGCCTCATCTTCGACAACGCCACCCGCGACACCGCGCAGGCGCGCGCGGCCGCCGAGGACGCGAGCCGCGTCGCCTCGACCGGCACCCGCATCCACCACCCCTCCGACGACCCGGCCGCCGCCGGCATGATCCCCGCTTTCCAGATCGCGGGCGCGCGCTACGCCGCCATCGGGCAGGCGGCGGGGCTCGCCTCGGACGAGCTCAACGCCGCCGACGGCGCGCTCGACTCGGTGGGGACGGCCCTCTCCCGCGCCCGCGAGCTGGCGGTCCAGTTCTCGAACGGCACCTACGACGCGTCCCAGCGGGCGGGGGGCGCGCTCGAGGTCTCGCAGCTCGCCGACCACGTCCGCGCCATCCTCAACACGCGCTTCGGCAACCGCTACCTGTTCGGCGGCACGAAGGACGACGCGCCGCCGTTCGACGCCGCCGGCAACTACGTGGGGGACACCGGCGTGCGGCAGGTCGAGGTCGCACCCGGCGTGCTCCAGCAGGCCAACGTGCTCGTGAACGGGATGGGCGCGGGCACCACCGGCGGGGTGCTGCAGGTGCTCGGCGCACTCCAGGCCGCGCTGACCGCCAACGACCCGACCGCCGTCTCCGCCACCCTCGACGGGCTGGCCGCCGGCACCGACGCCGTCGCGAACACCCGCGCGCAGGTGGGCGCCTCGATGCACGCCTTCGACACGGCGGTGACCGCCAGCAAGGTCGCCTCGGACGGCGAGACCGGCGAGGCGAGCAAGCTCGGGCAGGTCGACCTCGTCGACGCGTCGATCCAGCTCCAGGCGACGCAGACCGCGCTGCAGGCCTCGCTCGCCGCGACCGCCAAGTCATTCCAGCTGAGCCTCGTCGACTACCTGAAGTGA
- a CDS encoding cytochrome d ubiquinol oxidase subunit II has translation MTPADLLGAVLLVALVAYALLAGADFGGGIWDLFASGPRREAQRRLIEHAIGPIWEANHVWLILAVVLLFSGFPAAFAAVSITLFAPLVLLLIGIVLRGAAFTFRTYDDRGDRVQRRWGAVFSGASVLAPLLLGVAVGALSSGTLRSGLGAAPRSGPLVPFSTFALSVGLFACALFAFLAATYLTVEAEGELREDFRRRAIAAGIAVFATAALSLALSARDAPRLFDGLTRHGWSVALHLATAAAAVGAFAALLARRPRLARLCAAAQVTLIVLGWGAAQYPYLVGPEVTLASASGPRSTQVALLVALAVGALTLFPSLYLLFRIFKGERPFSVVDRRPARRA, from the coding sequence GTGACCCCTGCCGACCTCCTCGGCGCGGTCCTCCTCGTCGCGCTCGTCGCCTACGCGCTGCTCGCCGGCGCCGACTTCGGTGGCGGGATCTGGGACCTCTTCGCCTCCGGGCCGCGGCGCGAGGCCCAGCGGCGCCTCATCGAGCACGCCATCGGCCCGATCTGGGAGGCGAACCACGTCTGGCTCATCCTGGCGGTGGTGCTGCTCTTCAGCGGCTTCCCGGCCGCCTTCGCCGCCGTGTCGATCACGCTCTTCGCGCCGCTCGTCCTCCTGCTCATCGGGATCGTGCTGCGCGGGGCAGCCTTCACCTTCCGCACCTACGACGACCGCGGCGATCGCGTCCAGCGCCGCTGGGGCGCGGTCTTCTCCGGCGCCAGCGTGCTCGCGCCGCTGCTGCTCGGGGTGGCGGTGGGCGCGCTGTCCTCGGGCACGCTGCGCTCCGGGCTCGGCGCGGCCCCGCGCTCCGGCCCGCTCGTCCCCTTCTCCACCTTCGCGCTGTCGGTCGGCCTGTTCGCCTGCGCGCTCTTCGCGTTCCTGGCGGCGACCTACCTGACCGTCGAGGCGGAGGGGGAGCTGCGCGAGGACTTCCGGCGGCGCGCGATCGCCGCCGGGATCGCCGTCTTCGCCACCGCCGCGCTGTCGCTCGCCCTCTCCGCCCGCGACGCGCCGCGCCTCTTCGACGGCCTCACGCGCCACGGCTGGTCGGTGGCGCTCCACCTCGCCACCGCCGCCGCGGCGGTGGGCGCGTTCGCGGCGCTGCTCGCCCGCCGCCCGCGCCTGGCGCGCCTGTGCGCCGCGGCCCAGGTGACGCTCATCGTCCTCGGCTGGGGCGCCGCGCAGTACCCGTACCTGGTCGGGCCGGAGGTGACGCTCGCCTCGGCCAGCGGCCCGCGCTCGACCCAGGTGGCGCTGCTCGTCGCGCTGGCGGTGGGGGCGCTGACGCTCTTCCCGAGCCTCTACCTGCTCTTCCGCATCTTCAAGGGCGAGCGGCCGTTCTCGGTGGTCGACCGCCGCCCGGCCCGGCGCGCGTGA
- the flgK gene encoding flagellar hook-associated protein FlgK, with protein sequence MADLLSILSGAATSLSAQRALSATASHNLDNANNAGYSRQTASLEALVPAEQVNGAYLGRGATLGTVTQARDRFLEAQLPAAFGNAAFSTAQSDALQAFHGLDPDATGGLSDAISGFYSALSSLAQNPSDAGLRSSFLGAARSLAQTFNRTSQGLEAARSGLDAKVGALAGEVNVEASAVASLNVQIRQAGANGGTPNDLLDLRQQHLDRLAELTGATTIPTSTGDVNVALPGGVALVAGDRAASLATEPDPGNAPHLRVTMRLPDGSGPAAVPNASLGGTLGGTLSARDGTLAQTGQDVDHLAYDLAQAVNAQHAAGFKLDGTAGQPVFDAGASAAGAAGRLTLLLASGADLALSATTSGTSAPSGDAGNANALLATGQAALATSGKDVQATVAQVVSSFGSAASTSKAFAAQDGALKDSLATMRESTSGVSIDEEMIALQRAQRGYEAISKVIQTADQMLETLLNLR encoded by the coding sequence ATGGCCGACCTCCTCTCCATCCTCAGCGGCGCCGCCACGAGCCTCTCGGCGCAGCGCGCGCTCAGCGCCACCGCCAGCCACAACCTCGACAACGCCAACAACGCCGGCTACTCGCGGCAGACGGCCTCGCTCGAGGCGCTCGTCCCCGCCGAGCAGGTGAACGGCGCCTACCTCGGCCGCGGCGCGACCCTCGGCACGGTCACCCAGGCCCGCGACCGGTTCCTCGAGGCGCAGCTCCCGGCCGCGTTCGGGAACGCGGCCTTCTCCACCGCCCAGTCGGACGCGCTGCAAGCGTTTCACGGGCTCGATCCCGACGCCACCGGCGGCCTCTCCGACGCCATCTCCGGCTTCTACTCCGCGCTCTCGTCCCTGGCGCAGAACCCCAGCGACGCGGGGCTCCGCTCCTCCTTCCTGGGCGCGGCCCGCTCGCTCGCCCAGACCTTCAACCGCACCAGCCAGGGCCTCGAGGCGGCGCGCAGCGGCCTGGACGCGAAGGTCGGCGCGCTCGCCGGCGAGGTGAACGTCGAGGCGTCGGCCGTCGCCTCGCTGAACGTCCAGATCCGCCAGGCGGGCGCGAACGGCGGCACCCCCAACGACCTGCTCGACCTCCGCCAGCAGCACCTCGACCGGCTGGCCGAGCTCACCGGCGCCACGACCATCCCCACGTCCACGGGGGACGTCAACGTGGCGCTGCCGGGCGGGGTGGCGCTGGTCGCGGGCGACCGGGCCGCGTCGCTCGCCACCGAGCCCGACCCCGGCAACGCGCCGCACCTCCGCGTCACGATGAGGCTCCCCGACGGCAGCGGCCCGGCGGCCGTGCCGAACGCCTCCCTGGGCGGGACGCTGGGCGGCACCCTCTCCGCGCGCGACGGCACCCTCGCCCAGACGGGCCAGGACGTCGACCACCTCGCCTACGACCTGGCGCAGGCGGTGAACGCGCAGCACGCCGCGGGGTTCAAGCTCGACGGCACCGCCGGCCAGCCCGTGTTCGACGCTGGGGCGAGCGCCGCCGGGGCCGCCGGGCGCCTCACCCTCCTGCTCGCGAGCGGCGCCGACCTGGCGCTCTCCGCCACCACCAGCGGGACCTCCGCGCCCTCCGGCGACGCCGGCAACGCGAACGCGCTCCTCGCCACCGGGCAGGCGGCGCTCGCCACCAGCGGCAAGGACGTGCAGGCTACCGTGGCGCAGGTCGTCTCGAGCTTCGGCTCGGCCGCCTCCACCTCGAAGGCCTTCGCGGCCCAGGACGGCGCGCTCAAGGACAGCCTCGCGACGATGCGCGAGTCCACCTCCGGCGTCTCGATCGACGAGGAGATGATCGCCCTGCAGCGCGCGCAGCGCGGCTACGAGGCCATCAGCAAGGTCATCCAGACCGCGGACCAGATGCTCGAGACGCTGCTCAACCTCCGGTAG
- a CDS encoding flagellar hook basal-body protein codes for MADGIYVTMNGAAARSEQLDAIADNLANAQTPGFKAARPAFEAFFPASGAEDKAYPAAVATGFDLRPGPTTRTDAPLDVLPEDGAFLAVAAPGGGVAYTRDGRLSVDSERRLATATGRLVLDRSGAPIRVPPGPPPQVGQDGVIRSGDTAIAELARVKLDGPVDRIGPSLLAPAPGGRALPSDAKVRTGEVELGNSGALEGMVQLISAQRHFDASMQALQTYRSLDQRSAETGRVR; via the coding sequence ATGGCCGACGGCATTTACGTGACGATGAACGGGGCGGCGGCGCGGAGCGAGCAGCTCGACGCCATCGCCGACAACCTCGCCAACGCCCAGACCCCTGGGTTCAAGGCGGCCCGCCCCGCGTTCGAGGCGTTCTTCCCGGCGAGCGGCGCGGAGGACAAGGCCTACCCGGCGGCGGTCGCTACCGGCTTCGACCTCCGCCCCGGCCCGACCACGCGCACCGACGCCCCGCTCGACGTGCTGCCGGAGGACGGCGCCTTCCTGGCGGTGGCCGCGCCCGGCGGCGGGGTCGCCTACACCCGCGACGGCCGCCTCTCGGTCGACTCCGAGCGGCGCCTCGCGACCGCCACCGGTCGGCTCGTGCTCGACCGCAGCGGCGCGCCCATCCGCGTGCCGCCCGGGCCCCCGCCCCAGGTCGGCCAGGACGGCGTGATCCGCTCCGGCGACACCGCGATCGCCGAGCTCGCGCGCGTGAAGCTCGACGGCCCCGTCGACCGGATCGGCCCCTCGCTCCTCGCCCCGGCGCCCGGCGGCCGCGCCCTACCCTCGGACGCGAAGGTGCGCACGGGCGAGGTCGAGCTCGGCAACTCCGGGGCGCTGGAGGGGATGGTCCAGCTCATCTCCGCGCAGCGCCACTTCGACGCCTCGATGCAGGCCCTCCAGACCTACCGCAGCCTCGACCAGCGCTCCGCCGAGACGGGCCGCGTCCGCTAG
- the flgG gene encoding flagellar basal-body rod protein FlgG: MLRSLYTAATGMEAQQLRMDVIANNLSNASTTGFKKTRAEFEDLLSETLKGAGAPGPRGGGDPAPLQVGLGVHAGSTTRSFGQGDALTTNNPLDLAIQGQGFFKVQQVNGDPAYTRAGNFRLDSTGRLVTQHGEIVEPGITVPPDATQVTIGADGTVTATVAGRTDAATLGQLELASFTNPAGLTSVGNNLFTASAASGEAQSVKPGEQGTGTLAQGMLEGANVKAVEEMIDMIACQRAYELNSKIISTADQMLQRLTNIR, from the coding sequence ATGCTCCGCTCGCTCTACACGGCCGCCACCGGAATGGAGGCCCAGCAGCTCCGGATGGACGTCATCGCGAACAACCTCTCCAACGCCAGCACCACCGGCTTCAAGAAGACGCGGGCGGAGTTCGAGGACCTGCTCTCCGAGACGCTCAAGGGCGCGGGCGCGCCCGGCCCGCGCGGCGGCGGCGATCCGGCCCCGCTCCAGGTGGGCCTCGGCGTGCACGCCGGCTCCACCACCCGGTCCTTCGGTCAGGGCGACGCGCTCACCACCAACAACCCGCTCGACCTCGCCATCCAGGGGCAGGGCTTCTTCAAGGTCCAGCAGGTGAACGGCGATCCCGCCTACACCCGCGCCGGCAACTTCAGGCTCGACTCCACCGGGCGGCTGGTGACGCAGCACGGCGAGATCGTCGAGCCGGGCATCACCGTGCCGCCCGACGCGACGCAGGTCACGATCGGCGCCGACGGCACGGTCACCGCCACCGTGGCGGGCCGGACCGACGCCGCCACCCTGGGCCAGCTCGAGCTCGCCAGCTTCACGAACCCGGCCGGCCTCACCAGCGTCGGGAACAACCTGTTCACCGCGAGCGCCGCCTCCGGCGAGGCGCAGTCGGTGAAGCCCGGCGAGCAGGGTACCGGGACGCTGGCGCAGGGCATGCTCGAGGGCGCGAACGTGAAGGCGGTGGAGGAGATGATCGACATGATCGCCTGCCAGCGGGCCTACGAGCTCAACTCCAAGATCATCAGCACCGCCGACCAGATGCTGCAGCGCCTCACCAACATCCGGTGA
- the flgN gene encoding flagellar export chaperone FlgN codes for MDLEHALELAGQLRDAIAAEVERARDERRLLRALDAAGLFARAAQRGEFLAEVARLERELATALGRAASALGLAEVTLERLRLRVPREGEALARVLSEVRALAGALREIDALNLQLAGRALSCVRGYVQAVRPAPLAYDRRGLRAAQPALALVSSKG; via the coding sequence ATGGACCTCGAGCACGCACTCGAGCTGGCGGGACAGCTGCGCGACGCGATCGCCGCCGAGGTGGAGCGCGCCCGGGACGAGCGCCGGCTGCTGCGGGCGCTCGACGCGGCCGGGCTGTTCGCCCGGGCCGCGCAGCGCGGCGAGTTCCTGGCCGAGGTGGCGCGGCTCGAGCGCGAGCTCGCGACCGCGCTGGGCCGGGCCGCCTCCGCCCTCGGCCTCGCCGAGGTCACGCTGGAGCGGCTCCGCCTGCGCGTCCCCCGGGAGGGCGAGGCGCTGGCGCGCGTCCTCTCCGAGGTGCGCGCGCTGGCCGGCGCGCTGCGGGAGATCGACGCCCTCAACCTGCAGCTGGCGGGGCGCGCCCTCTCCTGCGTGCGGGGGTACGTCCAGGCGGTCCGCCCGGCCCCCCTCGCCTACGACCGGCGCGGCCTCCGCGCCGCCCAGCCCGCGCTGGCGCTCGTCTCGAGCAAGGGCTGA